Proteins encoded by one window of Pseudochaenichthys georgianus chromosome 9, fPseGeo1.2, whole genome shotgun sequence:
- the LOC117453006 gene encoding uncharacterized protein, protein MGKSGPKNDLSFSPFRWRRQAAKNRRFCIVWINRVVNKQVEKQTAEINAELLDLWYTLTETMSDIQNMRGMVSEIQELGEMAVAANEIFLNYTRQEQEERVLLRCHRRIEQEYLEESKEEEKDEANSVNLETLSQSPDVGTSNRDTSDAANDSVPSSPPAIFEEEENQEMSSDVAAVADTSRLKEYSRIPFDPGFTTAGLGCEEERVRVDGTKEEEEDVQTEIQWKEWMDKQEMRGHTYKVKQVDQQNTETPREAAHPQKEVMQNPKEVKALKKMKTLFFDLMNPVKFHKWERFEDED, encoded by the exons ATGGGGAAATCTGGTCCAAAGAATGATCTCAGTTTCTCTCCCTTTAG GTGGAGACGACAGGCAGCAAAGAACAGGAGGTTCTGCATCGTTTGGATCAACAGGGTGGTGAATAAGCAGGTGGAGAAGCAAACCGCTGAGATAAATGCAGAACTCCTCGACTTGTGGTATACGCTGACAGAGACGATGTCTGATATTCAGAATATGAGAGGGATGGTGTCTGAGATTCAAGAGCTTGGAGAGATGGCGGTAGCAGCAAATGAGATATTCCTAAATTACACGAGGCAGGAGCAAGAGGAGAGAGTCCTATTAAGGTGCCACAGAAGAATCGAGCAAGAATACTTGGAGGAAAGCAAAGAGGAGGAAAAAGATGAAGCAAACTCTGTGAATTTGGAGACATTAAG TCAGAGCCCTGATGTAGGAACCAGTAATAGAGACACCAGTGACGCCGCCAATGATTCTGTCCCCAGCTCACCGCCAGCTATATTTGAGGAAGAGGAAAACCAAGAGATGTCATCAGATGTTGCCGCTGTCGCTGACACCAGCCGGTTAAAGGAATACTCCAGGATTCCCTTTGATCCCGGGTTCACTACCGCGGGACTCGGGTGTGAGGAGGAAAGAGTCCGAGTGGATGGAacaaaagaggaggaggaggatgtgcAGACGGAGATACAATGGAAGGAATGGATGGACAAACAGGAAATGAGAGGGCACACTtacaaagtaaagcaagttgACCAACAGAATACTGAAACACCGAGAGAGGCAGCACATCCACAGAAAGAGGTGATGCAAAACCCAAAAGAGGTCAAAGCTCTGAAAAAAATGAAGACCCTTTTCTTTGACCTCATGAATCCTGTTAAATTCCATAAATGGGAGAGATTCGAAGATGAAGACTGA